The Candidatus Kouleothrix ribensis genome has a segment encoding these proteins:
- a CDS encoding SUMF1/EgtB/PvdO family nonheme iron enzyme — MAFDLEAWRAEVRRSVGDFARDPRGALGLAGVETVYGFLLGSTILPVVAAYAADPAGTIGAVIGVLGGLGANLLANLAQRAYDEAPIAVAAAEAQRPEQAPAYQAIAQQTEVFQLAEQALQQAGQAEVLAQLRDELRRLAPGGPFADATITQQQGGGVNIGVGNTISLVGDVAVGSQTRGQVDNQGRIEGVAVGINLGTIVYGRTPQEDERRRLVWYLDALANKLYRLPLRGIEQRLDQGEGMALPQVYVMLATTSLQTIFIGEYEEHRQYFVDGDMSKSFKPEYHPDTALPPQALLHIEVIRQSSPSYAVIGEQLARAQLVTESVHNHQTLVLLGDPGSGKSTFLRHMAWALGQRGLDQVGAPALLGWPDDAHALPLLLPLRTLANHIATYGAQPSSVVAALSTELIKSYNVREAEALVEQVLHSDGALLLLDGLDEVPIEAAPGRHTDRRTVLRVVREFAQLYPRARIALTCRTRAFDEALRAELGWPVETIAPFTLGQIRHFVPAWYGELVAHGQLNGDQASAVGQKLIEAITDPQRSRLRTMAENPLLLTLMALVLFNQGELPRDRPLLYERVLDLLLGQWDKVKAHGGESLAEAVGMPGWESRDFLPLLDRLCYEAHRDASSADGRGRIGRGALTIALIDFFKAARVPSPGEAALRCLDYFEQRSGLLAADGRDTYVFAHLTLQEHGAGRYLAVQSDDPAGLLLQHRADDRWREPIMLGAGLLRPGDLNALLADLIDREEANVRKPDARWYRDLILAAEIGADRDWDVLRTRPAIKVERLQRELRAGLVALLADQAQPLPVAERVRAGFLLGALGDPRVPVTLDEWRRELAKIERGDISGYFCRVEAGTYTIGSADDDPDAKADEKPQHQVTFDAPFWIARYPVTNDQWQLWVGDGGGKASYAANDTNLNIPNQPVVGVSWDMCNDFCAWLCQWLDVEVRLPSEHEWESAARGGDSRRYPWGPEWIADHAATAEDRETRGAQYTVPIGCYPAGAAPCGALDMAGNVWEWTASVWQAYPGAEKAFTEKDWQVLRGGGWNSTRDRVRCGARSWDYPSGGYDGYGFRLVVAPRSH, encoded by the coding sequence ATGGCCTTCGATCTGGAAGCCTGGCGCGCCGAGGTGCGCCGGAGCGTCGGCGACTTCGCGCGCGACCCGCGCGGCGCGCTCGGCCTCGCCGGCGTCGAGACGGTCTATGGCTTCCTGCTCGGCAGCACGATCCTGCCGGTGGTCGCCGCCTACGCCGCCGACCCAGCTGGGACGATCGGGGCGGTGATTGGGGTGCTGGGCGGGCTGGGCGCGAACCTGCTGGCCAACCTGGCCCAGCGCGCGTACGACGAGGCTCCGATCGCGGTGGCCGCAGCGGAGGCGCAGCGCCCCGAGCAGGCGCCGGCATACCAGGCGATTGCGCAGCAGACCGAGGTGTTCCAGCTGGCGGAGCAGGCCTTGCAGCAGGCCGGACAAGCTGAGGTGCTGGCCCAACTGCGCGACGAGCTACGCCGGCTTGCACCCGGCGGGCCGTTCGCCGACGCGACGATCACCCAGCAGCAGGGCGGCGGGGTGAACATTGGGGTAGGGAATACGATCAGCTTAGTCGGCGATGTGGCGGTGGGTAGCCAGACGCGCGGCCAGGTCGATAACCAGGGGCGCATCGAGGGTGTGGCCGTCGGTATAAACCTGGGCACCATCGTTTATGGCCGCACGCCGCAGGAGGACGAGCGGCGGCGGCTCGTATGGTACCTCGACGCGCTGGCGAACAAGCTCTACCGCCTACCGCTGCGCGGCATCGAGCAGCGGCTCGATCAGGGCGAGGGCATGGCGCTGCCACAGGTGTATGTGATGCTGGCGACGACATCGCTGCAAACGATCTTTATAGGAGAATACGAAGAGCATCGGCAGTATTTTGTCGATGGCGATATGAGCAAGTCCTTCAAACCGGAATACCATCCCGATACTGCGCTTCCGCCGCAGGCATTGTTGCACATCGAAGTGATCCGACAATCATCTCCGTCGTATGCTGTAATTGGTGAACAATTGGCTCGCGCCCAACTGGTCACTGAAAGCGTCCACAATCACCAGACGTTGGTTTTACTCGGCGACCCTGGCAGCGGCAAGTCGACCTTTCTGCGCCACATGGCCTGGGCGCTGGGGCAACGCGGGCTTGATCAAGTCGGCGCGCCGGCACTGCTTGGCTGGCCCGACGATGCGCACGCATTGCCGCTGCTGCTGCCGCTGCGCACGTTGGCGAATCACATCGCCACATACGGCGCGCAGCCGAGTAGCGTGGTCGCTGCGTTGAGCACAGAGCTGATTAAATCGTACAATGTGCGCGAGGCCGAGGCGCTGGTCGAGCAGGTGCTACATAGCGACGGCGCGTTGCTGCTGCTCGATGGCCTGGATGAGGTGCCAATCGAAGCAGCACCTGGCCGTCACACCGATCGGCGAACGGTGCTGCGGGTGGTGCGCGAGTTTGCCCAGCTCTATCCGAGGGCGCGCATCGCCCTGACCTGCCGCACGCGCGCATTCGACGAGGCGTTGCGCGCCGAGCTGGGCTGGCCCGTTGAGACGATCGCACCCTTCACGCTCGGTCAGATCCGCCACTTTGTGCCAGCCTGGTATGGCGAGCTGGTGGCGCATGGCCAGTTGAATGGCGACCAGGCCAGCGCGGTCGGGCAGAAGCTGATCGAGGCGATTACCGACCCGCAGCGCAGCCGGCTGCGCACCATGGCCGAAAATCCGCTGCTGCTGACGCTGATGGCACTCGTGCTGTTCAACCAGGGTGAGCTGCCGCGCGACCGCCCGCTGCTCTATGAGCGCGTGCTCGATCTGCTGCTGGGCCAGTGGGATAAAGTTAAGGCCCACGGCGGCGAGAGCCTGGCCGAGGCGGTGGGCATGCCGGGCTGGGAGAGCCGCGATTTCCTGCCACTGCTCGACCGGCTGTGCTACGAGGCGCATCGCGACGCCAGTTCGGCGGATGGGCGCGGGCGGATCGGGCGCGGCGCGCTGACGATCGCGCTGATCGACTTCTTCAAGGCTGCGCGAGTGCCATCGCCCGGCGAGGCAGCGCTGCGCTGCCTCGACTACTTCGAACAGCGCAGCGGGCTGCTGGCGGCCGATGGCCGCGACACCTATGTGTTTGCGCACCTGACCTTGCAGGAGCATGGGGCCGGGCGCTACCTGGCGGTGCAGAGCGACGACCCGGCCGGGCTGCTGCTCCAGCACCGCGCCGACGACCGCTGGCGCGAGCCGATTATGTTGGGGGCCGGGCTGCTGCGCCCCGGCGATCTCAACGCGCTGCTTGCTGACCTGATCGACCGCGAGGAGGCAAATGTGCGCAAGCCGGATGCGCGCTGGTATCGCGACCTGATCCTGGCGGCGGAGATCGGTGCTGACCGCGATTGGGATGTGCTGCGCACGCGCCCGGCGATCAAGGTCGAGCGTCTCCAGCGCGAGCTGCGCGCCGGCCTAGTGGCGCTGTTGGCCGACCAGGCCCAGCCGCTGCCGGTGGCCGAGCGGGTGCGTGCGGGCTTCCTGCTGGGCGCGCTGGGCGACCCGCGCGTGCCAGTGACGCTCGACGAGTGGCGACGCGAGCTAGCAAAGATAGAACGCGGTGATATCAGCGGCTACTTCTGTCGGGTTGAGGCAGGCACCTACACAATTGGTAGCGCTGATGACGATCCCGATGCCAAGGCTGATGAAAAGCCGCAGCACCAGGTCACCTTCGATGCGCCGTTCTGGATCGCGCGCTACCCGGTCACCAACGACCAGTGGCAGTTGTGGGTGGGTGATGGTGGTGGAAAGGCTTCGTACGCTGCCAACGACACAAACCTGAATATACCCAATCAGCCGGTGGTTGGCGTGAGCTGGGATATGTGCAACGACTTCTGCGCCTGGCTGTGCCAGTGGCTTGATGTTGAGGTACGCCTGCCGAGCGAGCATGAGTGGGAGTCGGCAGCGCGTGGCGGGGATAGCCGGCGTTACCCATGGGGGCCAGAGTGGATCGCGGATCATGCGGCGACGGCGGAAGACCGGGAGACACGTGGTGCCCAATACACAGTGCCGATCGGCTGCTACCCGGCTGGCGCGGCCCCATGCGGCGCGCTCGACATGGCCGGCAATGTGTGGGAGTGGACGGCGAGCGTGTGGCAGGCGTATCCGGGTGCGGAGAAA